One region of Olleya sp. Hel_I_94 genomic DNA includes:
- a CDS encoding BatD family protein, with product MNTKINYNRLGTIKTISIGLIAFTFLLLPFISFSQVKATIDSTSIKIGQQITYKIEVETDTVNSVVFPVGQTFMPLEMIEAYKTDTTKQQAKYKLIKKYGLTQFDSGQYVIPKQKIIIAGKQYLTDSLLVKVNNIVVDTTKQKLYNIKPMIAVEKPASDWWKYVLLALVIVSLIGFLIYWFVWRKKPLTEEEQIALLPPYDRAKLALQKLDESNYLAYDKYKEYYSELTLAIRKYLDEKVYDRALESTTDELITRLEVLSDGNQIELTKDHIKKIESVLKRADLVKFAKSAPDVELAKIDRTVIDQEIDYVKEALPEASEEEKLLDLEYKKQQEKKEFRQKVWVTIAAIIFMLGLTFAAFSYRYGFNYVVDTIFQKDTKQLLEGGWVDSDYGFPPITISTPEVLKREEVAIPDDLIDKIKISSFKYELEDKFTVDITSTVVKSSPDQEDAPSPETNVLKAIEDNLKAIEADGGRNIISNKDKFKTPNGAEGVKTSGTFDYPIDDDKEDYVNGQFVILSFANKDVTQQILITYLKDDIYLDQVVERVLASVELNQKED from the coding sequence GTGAATACAAAAATAAATTATAATAGGTTGGGTACAATTAAGACTATAAGTATAGGTCTTATTGCTTTTACCTTTTTGCTTTTACCATTCATTTCTTTTTCACAAGTTAAAGCTACAATAGATTCTACTTCCATTAAAATTGGACAACAAATTACTTATAAGATTGAGGTAGAGACTGATACTGTAAATAGCGTTGTGTTTCCGGTTGGTCAAACTTTTATGCCTTTAGAAATGATTGAGGCCTATAAAACAGATACAACAAAGCAACAAGCTAAATATAAACTGATTAAAAAATATGGACTAACCCAATTTGATTCTGGTCAATACGTTATTCCTAAACAAAAAATAATTATTGCAGGTAAGCAATATTTAACAGACTCGTTATTAGTTAAAGTCAACAACATAGTTGTAGACACAACAAAACAAAAATTATACAACATCAAACCTATGATAGCGGTTGAAAAACCAGCTAGCGATTGGTGGAAGTATGTTTTATTAGCATTAGTAATAGTAAGTCTAATTGGATTTCTAATTTACTGGTTTGTATGGCGTAAAAAACCTTTAACAGAAGAGGAGCAAATAGCTTTACTACCACCTTATGATAGAGCAAAATTAGCATTACAAAAATTAGACGAGAGCAATTACCTAGCTTATGATAAGTATAAAGAGTATTACTCAGAGTTGACCTTAGCAATCCGTAAATATTTAGACGAAAAAGTTTACGACAGAGCGTTAGAAAGTACCACAGACGAGCTAATTACGCGCTTAGAAGTATTAAGTGATGGTAATCAAATTGAATTAACAAAAGACCATATTAAAAAAATCGAATCGGTTTTAAAACGTGCCGATTTAGTAAAGTTTGCAAAGTCTGCTCCAGATGTAGAGTTAGCAAAAATTGATAGAACAGTAATTGATCAAGAAATTGATTATGTAAAAGAAGCGTTACCAGAAGCTTCAGAAGAAGAAAAACTTTTAGATTTAGAATATAAAAAACAACAAGAAAAAAAGGAGTTTCGTCAAAAAGTATGGGTGACTATCGCTGCCATTATTTTTATGTTGGGACTAACATTTGCAGCTTTTAGTTACAGGTATGGTTTTAATTATGTCGTAGACACTATTTTTCAAAAGGACACAAAACAATTATTAGAAGGTGGTTGGGTTGACAGTGATTACGGTTTTCCGCCAATAACTATATCTACTCCAGAAGTTTTAAAGCGTGAAGAAGTAGCAATACCAGACGATTTAATCGATAAAATAAAAATTTCTAGTTTTAAATATGAACTAGAAGATAAGTTTACGGTAGATATTACATCTACAGTAGTTAAAAGCTCACCAGATCAAGAAGATGCACCTTCTCCAGAAACTAATGTATTAAAAGCTATTGAAGATAATTTAAAAGCTATTGAAGCAGATGGTGGAAGAAATATAATTTCTAACAAAGACAAGTTTAAAACTCCAAATGGAGCAGAAGGTGTTAAAACATCCGGAACATTTGATTATCCAATAGATGACGATAAAGAGGATTATGTAAATGGACAATTTGTAATTTTAAGTTTTGCTAATAAAGATGTAACTCAGCAAATATTAATTACATATTTGAAGGATGATATTTATTTAGACCAAGTTGTAGAGCGTGTTTTAGCGTCTGTAGAACTTAATCAAAAAGAAGACTAA